TATGGGACTTACAGAGTGGGAAGTGTATGCATACCTTTGGTAGTAACGACTCAAGTGTATCTTGTGTTTCACTCGGTGATACTAGGTTTGCCAGCGGGCTGGAGAACGGTAAGATAAAAGTTTATTACTTTGACTAAGTATATAACAAAATAAGAGACACGTAGCAAGACATAATATCATTGcattggaaaatttttAAAAGACAAGAATCTAAGACTCATTAACTTCCTCAGTCTCAAACAAGTCAGTGATGGAAGATGGCAACTCGTCGATTTGGGTAGAGTAGAACTTCTCGATCTCCTTCATCATCTCAACGTCCTTGCTGGTGACGAAGTTGATAGCAACACCCTTTCTACCGAAACGACCACCTCTACCGATTCTGTGGATGTAGTTTTCCTTGTTAGATGGTAAGTCGTAGTTGATAACCAATGAGACTTGTTGGACATCGATACCTCTGGCCAGCAAGTCGGTGGAGATTAAGATTCTGGAAGAACCGGTTCTGAACTCTTGCATGATGGTGTCTCTCTCGGTTTGTGACAGCTCAGAGTGGATAGCAGAGACGGTGAACTTCTGGGCGGTCAAACGCTCAGTCAACTCCTCGACCTTTCGTCTGGTGTTACAGAAGATAACGGCCTGGGTGACGGAGATGGAGTCGTACAGATCACACAGACAGTCGAACTTGTATTGTTCTTCACCGACGTCGACGTAGAATTGCTTAATACCTTCCAAGGTCAATTGGTCCTTCTTGACCAAGATACGAATAGGGTTGTTCATGAACTTGGTGGTAACCTCCAACACCTCTTGAGGCATGGTGGCGGATAGAAGAACAACCTGTGTAGTGGATGGTAACAATGTGAACAAGGTGTAGATTTGCTCCTTGAATCCAGTGGACAACATCTCATCGGCCTCATCCAAAATGACCATCTTGACGTTCTCAGTTCTGAAAGCTCCACGTTCGATCATGTCTTGGACTCTACCTGGGGTACCAACGACGATTTGAACACCGGAGTTGAAGGCCTTGACATCCAAAGCTGGGTCAACACCACCGATACAGGCATGGACAGAGATGTTCAAGTGCATACCGAGGGCCAAAACAACCTTCTTGATCTGCAGGGCCAACTCTCTGGTTGGGGCCAAGATCAAAACTTGGGCAGCCTTCAGCTTCTCATCCAATCTCTGCAAAGCGGAGATGGCAAAGGTAGCAGTCTTACCGGTACCGGACTGGGCTTGGGCCAAGACATCACGACCAGCAACAATTGGCAAAATGGCACGAGATTGAATGGCAGATGGGAACTCGTAACCGTAAGCAAAAACGGCTCTCAGGATTTGCTCCTTCAGGTTCAGCTCATCGAAGGTGCTGACAACCTGGTCGTAGTTGGTCTCGATTAAGTTAGTGTCGATTTCAATAATACCTTCAGACATAATGGGTAAGTAAAAAGGTGATTTGTTGGGAACAAAAGTTGTagaaaaacttttgatttttgagCGCCTTGCAACAAGGCaaggaaaatttttttgaggAGGTAGTGTGCATGCCAGATTTTGAGCAAGGTTCCACAATCTCTGATCTCCAAGGTGGCAAGAAGTGCAAAAGGGGGGGGGCGAGTTGGGGGCGGCAGTTGAGAAAACACCCAGGAGGAGGCGCGCAAATACTACGGTGTATGGATGCATTTTACAACCTGGTGTAATACACTAATAATGTTGACGGGCTAAATTAAAGGTACAAAAACATCTTTTTGAGTGCTTAACGGGAGTAGGACCAGACGTTCTTCAACAGACCCGCTTGTTGAGCcaatctgttcaaagagTCGTCAGCCTCACCTCTGGATCTAACGTAACCGGAGAGAGCGAAAGTGGTGTTGTCTCCTCTGATGGCACGTCCTTCCTCATCAACGTTAGCAATGTTAATTTGAACGGAGGCGTGGTCTTTAGCCTTGATAATTCTGTTGGTGGCAGAGCACTTGCGTGGAACGTAAAGTTCAACCTTGAAATGTTAGTATTTTTCGAACTTGACCAACTAACAACGCAAATGGCCGTATAACTTCACTGTGGCTACAGATTTTCTGAGCTTCATTTTATGCTACACATCACCATTTCTCGTGTAGTTCGGGATACATACCAATTCACCGTTGTCGTTTTCCATTTTGTATAGTTGTAGTTGAAGCTAACAGGTTGAAGATAGGttaaatttttcagacgTTTTGCGAGCTCGAAGAATTGTGGTGTTAGGTGGTCACTGCTTCGCGAAGGCTCTGTGCCCGTATATTTCCGCGTAGATGCTACAAGGTCCCTCCGAAAGGCTCGAATCCATTTGGAGCAATGCTCTGTGACTGCGGAAAGTCCACTGTCACGTGATAGAGAACTGATAAGTTGTACAATTATTTCTCAAGTATATTTATCTAGAGGGCCGGATAGAGAAGAGTCCAGTCCAAAAAGGGTAAACAATACGTTCATCCAAACCGTGAGTGTGGAAATTCCAGCATACACAGCTAGCCGAACGAAAATATACACGTGTGTTCGGGATTGTAATGCTTTGCAATGGTGTGAAGCGCGGTGCGGCGTGATGGGAGACAACAGCCGCGTGAGAAGCGGCTTAGATATCGCTTTCCAGATGACAATTGTGGAAACACCGATAACTAACCGAGCCAAAGTGAAAAATGGGCCTAGATGAGTCCAGCTGAAGGGGACGATTACATTGTATCGGAAATCAAAATCCTCAATTGTAATTGCGTTTGAAGTCTGAAACAATGCCCATTGTCCTAATTCCATTCCCGTTAAAACTCCCACAAAGGCAACACTATCCTCAAAGCATGGGCAATCATCTATAGGTTTAACATGAAAATAGATAAGTGAGTAGTAGAACACTAACACTAAAACCGGACTAAACCAACCTGTTTGAAAGACTATGTGATCCCATATATCAGAAGTCAGATGCCTTATCAGAAAACATGATATGCCGATTACGAGTCCCGACCCGACATCGACAAAACCGTGCATACCACAGTATAACCTTCCCAGGACCAATGAAACAAGGTAAATCAACCCGAATATAATGCTGACTGTATTGAACAGTGTGCTGTAAGTGTAACTATAATGGTACCAATATGTTGCCAACGTTAGAGTCACAGAAATGGCGTTGGCACTGTGACTTGAGGGACAGCCGTACTCTTGAGCAGTATAATGGCTGCGTGTGATTCGATGTAGCGGAGGAGATTTGGGTCTTGGTAGACATAAGTAATCTTTCAGTAGGCCTGAAAAATATATACCGAATCCTAATATGAACACCAGATCCCGAGCCAACTTGAAATAGCCAAACCAGACAGGTATCGGCAGCATTAACACATAAAAGGTGTGACTCCCAAGCGTTGCCGTAAGAGAAAAATATGCGTCCAACAGAGGGGTCCTAACTTTTGCCTGCCATCTTCCTAAGGGTTCTGTCTCTTTCTCGACTAGAGATAGAATCAGTTGACGGGAAGCAAATCGCACGGGGGACAACCGGGAACGGTAGTACTCAGATGGACGACACCCGGCATCGACAGAACTCGTATGAGAGAGATCTTTAGCAGCGGGAACCGGTAACGTCTCTAGATGAGTCTGTGGGATGTTGTGTGCTCTCACTTGCATTAGAGGCACACAGATAAAGAGATCAAGGTGATGTTTTGTATACAGTATTTGATAATAAACATCACATCACAACCAGCGGACGGAAGTCGCGATCTGGGCCGTAGGCTCCCTTGCGAGTTCCGCCCAGGAATTCCTGTTGCCGCGATCTTTTTTTGCCCTTTTCCAATAATAGCACACCAGATAAACATTGTCACCAGCATACTCCAAAACACATCCCCTCAATTTTCAATGTCGTCTGATGCTGTGGAGcaacttgaaaacttccaGTTGATCAAGTTCGACAGATTCGATCCTTCAACGCAATCGACTATCAGAATAGCGCGATCTCCCAAACCAATTCCAGTCAAGGTTGTGATAGTGGGAGATGGTGGATGTGGAAAGACATGTCTTCTCAATGTCTTTGCCACTGGAACGTTTCCTGAGGCGTATGTCCCCACAATCATAGAAAATGTGGTTATTACATTGGTGACCCCAACTGGCCAGATAGCTGCCGTTACTCTGTGGGATACTGCAGGGCAAGAAGAGTACGACAGATTGAGACCCCTAAGCTACTCCGACGTTGACGTGGTCTTGCTGTGCTACAGCATAGACAATCTGTCCACCTTTCATAATGTGGCCGACAAATGGTACCCAGAAGTGGCACATTTTTGTCCAAACACACCGATCATCTTGGTAGGTACCAAATCTGATATGCGGCGTCATCAGAAGAGTCAGCCGCACTTTGTATCTCCCCAGGATTCGTCGCAGTTGGCAAGGCAGATGGGGGCAGTGATGAACATCGAGTGTTCTGCGAAGGAGGTTTCAAACGTCAATATCGTTTTTGATGCTGCTGTGTCGTACTGTTTGAGTAACAGCAGGCCCAAGACCAGAGGGGATAATGACAACAATAGGAGTAACAGACGGCTAAGTAGAGCCAAGCGAGCCAGCATGTTTATAAGGGGTAAGGATGTTAGCTCAACGTCAGGAAACTCTCGGGAAGAACTTGTTGAATACGATCAAGATGGGTTGGCAATAATACCGGACAGAAAGAAACGCAAATGTAGCATTATTTGAGAGTGGGTGGGCTGAACAGCTGGAATTGTGgagttcaagttttgaactcttAATGATGATTAGGTAATTACTATTTCGAGTTTAATTAAAAACGATCTGAATAATTTCCTCTTTCGGAATTTTCAAGTAGAATGGAACGCGGTCTGCTACTTAATCTTTTTTCTACCGTGTTTCTCTAAGGTGAAGAAGAGCAAGGGCTTGTATTATTCTCTCTTCCTACTCTTAACgctcaatttttcatctcGTCATGAATAGTCCTCCAGTGACTCCACAGAAGAAGCGTATTCTTACTGAGATCAATGGTCTTCCCACGCCAAAGAGAACGAAGGTCAAAGAGCGACATGCCACTACTGTCTACTCTCAGGTCAAAACCGTTTTCCAGAGAGGGTCCTTACCAGACATCGACACCGACGGATATTCTCTCCATGGCAGATCAAAAGAGGCCAATATTCTAAAGAGCTTCTTGGAGAAAGGCCTTGCGGACTTGGAAAGCAATTCCTTGTACATCTCCGGACCTCCAGGAACGGGTAAGACAGCTCAACTCAATGCCGTGCTAGCCTATCTTTTCCCAAAGAAATCCGGAACCTTCAACACGtatcaaattgaaaagaacgGGCAATCGATCAGCAGATTACTGTCTGTCTCCAAAATAAACTGCATGACTATCAACAGACCAGACGAAATCTACCACAGCATTTACCGACAAATTCAGAGTTGCAACATTTTCCATGACGCTAAATGTTCATCCGAGCAACTTGAGAAGATCCTAAGTGATGAGGATGTCGCCGATATGCATATCATTGTTCTGGATGAACTTGATAACTTGATCGCTAAGAATCAACGGGTCTTATTTCAACTATTCTCCTGGGCTTCTCACTTAACGGGTGCAGGTGGTCCCAGGTTGATTCTAATAGGGATAGCAAACGCGTTGGACCTGACTGACAGATTTATACCGAGGTTGAAGACTAACGGCATCAGTCCAAACTTATTACAATTTCACCCATATAATGGTGACCAGATAAAGACGATCATCaccaaaaaaatacaatGTCTACCTCACAGAAACACAAACCAGATTATACATCCTGCTGCACTGCAATTATGTGCACGTAAGGCCTCTTCAAGCACAGGTGATTTGAGAAAAGCCTTCGATGTCCTCTACCAATCGATAGAGTTAGCAGAGGCTTcagcaaaaagaaagatggATCCCATAAAGTTTGCCAACCTCCAACTGCATGAAATTCCTCCCATAACAGTTGCGGAGATAGCCAAGGCCTTCAATGCCTCAAACTTGGGAAAAGGTAAGCAGTTTCTGGCCAAACTAAACATACAACAGAAAACTATTCTATGTGCTCTGAGCAAATGCTCTGGGAACAAAAGCATCACGATTAACTCTTTATACGAGTTCTACAAGACAAAAATTGATTTTGATCCATTGACTGGGtcgttgaagaagactGAGTTCATCGACATCCTATCGATGTTGGAAAGTCATGGAGTTATCTCCATGGGGAACAATTCCTCTAGATTATCTAATGTTGGAAACTCAAAAGTTGCTTGTATAACTGCAGAGCATGAGATCCGATCCAGTATCCAGAATTTGcctcttttggagaagataATGAATGGATAGAAAGTAATAGGCAATAATAGACTTTTAATATAACAATCCAATACGACCTCGAACCTGGTACGGTGTGGGTCTTACGCCCGTCCCCGTCCCCCCACCCCCCCAACCAGGGTAAAAAGTTCCCAACGAATACCGGGTAACCCCATCTTCTCTGTTTCAATGGTCTTTTGTAACAACCACCAACCTTAAAATCTAGCCTGTATCCCCGTTTTGAACACCAAGGAGAAGTTTTTTTATCCACTTCACGAGCACTCGTATTCTGCTATCAGTGGAGAACTCTTCAGATATCATTTCTTCTCATATGCCTCCGCTGGATTCCAACCGTGGGAACAACAACCCACCTCGTGATTACAGGCGAAAATATGAAAGTGAGCCAGTCAGTTCAAATGGGCCCAGAAAGCATTCTGGCTCTAGTTACGTAGAAAGGGATAGTCATGGCTACCACAGAGGAAGTGGGAGTAATGGATATTACCCCTCAAAGAAGGATTTCAGACCCACCAGCAACGGCTCAAGCCAAGGGTACTCTGGTTACAATAATGGTTACTACGGGTCATACAACAACAGATACAGGGAACCCTTACCAGAGAGGAGGTCTATTGGAGAGTCTTATAAACCCCGTTCTAATGATCGCATACCCAAGGACTCCAGATATAGACAACAACCGATGATAAGGGATTATCGTGATAGCAGGCCCTACTGGAACAACAGAGCCGGCTCTACTGAGAGAATATCTTCATCGGTGCCTTCGTCTTCTAGGTATTATAATGAGGATTCTGGATATGGTGCGTTGAAAAAGCCACAATCTTCTTACGCTGAAAGGAATAACAGGTCATCAGACAGTCCCAGTTATGGAGCTTACTCGGGCAAGTTGAACACATTAACAAACAAGAATTTGGAGTCACCCATATCCTCTGAAGTTTCTACACCAAGACTATCTACCCGTCCATCATTTGCAAGCGCTTCCGAACTTGagaccaaagaagaatcgAAGGTTACTAGGAAAGAGGCGATAAAAGAGgaacaagaaaagacaGTGATACCCACAACCGaggaagaaactgaaaaacCTTCTCTGGAGAAGGTTAGATCAACAGAGCATGCTAACGAGAAGTCACCTGTTTCCAAGGCTGTAGAAGAACCAGTAAAAATGGATGAAAAGGCAGAGATCGATAATCCTATTCTAGAGCAGGTTAAACTTGAGGTCAATCCGGATGTTAAACCTGATATCCCACAAACAGATACCACCAAAGAGGATCAATTAATAAAACCATCAGAGCACATTTGTCAGAAGACTTTGGACCAAATAGATATTACTCAGCCGACGGATACTACTTCTGCTCAAACAGAGACTCTCCAGCCCAAGGTTGATAGCATTACTTCCGAATTGAAAATCGACATCAAGATCGACAACACCAACATAAACAAAGAACCTGAAACACAGCCTGAAACACTTTACCGAATCCCCAAAATCGAGGGATGTATATTCCCAATGAACAAACTAGAAGATAAATTCTGGAGCTTACAAACAAGGCCCAAAGCCAAGGTCTTAGAGCATCAATGGTACTTGAATGAtaagaaaattgaaaactttaCAGAGTATCCCTTTTATATTGACAACTTGCTACTTCACATTAACGTACTCAGTCCAACTATCGAAAAGTTTCTACAAATTAAAGACAAATCAGttctgaagaaaagagCTCGATTAACCGAGGAGTTCTTTTCAAGGGCAAGGCAATGGCGCCAAAGACGTCATAAGATGGACGAACAGCTTAATAAACTACattccaaagaagctgcTCCTCCTAtacaaagagaagaagaaccGGATACATCAAGAGAGCTGAAACCCTCGAGGAGATCCCGTCATGGAGATTTTGTTGGTACAGAGGCCGAATTCCAAGAGATTTTAGAAAGCCTggagagagaaaaagaaaaagatccTTTGTATGTGGCTCAAAAAGGTGCTGCAGTCATACCTGAGATGATATTGGatccaattgaaagagaaacgTTACGGTTCATAAATACAAATAATCTGATAACAGATAAAGATCGTTGGGCCCAGAGAATAAAGACAGACCCAATTGATACTTTTACTGAGAAGGAGCATGAAATGTTTGTGGAAGCTTATATTCACCATCCTAAGAAGTTTGGACGTATATCTGCTGCTTTGGGTGGTTTGCGAACCCCAGAAGAATGTGTTTTACATTATTACCGaacaaagaaaactaaAACTAATTTCAAACAAGTATTGGCTAGTAGGAAAAAAGGAAGAGGCAAACCTCCTCGTCGAAATAAAGTTGTgcttgaaaagaaagcaaagacatttcaagaagataGTGATGTGAAGCTAACACCTGAACCCATGAAACGTAAaagaatttcatcatctgcGTCGTTGAATGGTTCAGAGGTGAAGAAGCCTCGTGGCAACCGAGCACAAGAGCAAACAACCACTTCAGAAGAacttcaaaggaagaagcCACATTTATCAAGCTATTGGAGTGTTCAAGAAGTAAAGATGTTCAAGGTTTTGTTTGGAGAACACGGCGAGAAGTGGGATACGATATCGTCCATAATGAAAAGCAAATCTTCTACCATGGTGAAAAATTTCTATCAGAAAAAGATGAGAGAGGATACCAAGAAGGACGACGAATATCAAACTGTTACCGATAATTTGGAAACTATAGAGAATACGAAGACACctgatcaagttgaaataACTACTCCCAAGGTGGAGAGCccagaaaatgaaactCCAACTTATGATTTGCCACACATCAGCACATTTTACACCGGCAACGTTGACCAAAAGAAGCAAGTGCAGGAAGCTGAAGAGACTATTCCACATTCAAAGGTACCTTCCATTATGAACTTATTAAACGATTGAACTTTAGCTGCCATGATTTAAGTTCATAATCTATGAGCAATATGTTATCCGAGAGGGGATTACTGTCTTTTCCGCATATTGAATCATCTTCGCTCGTTTGACAGGTGAGTTGCACATCGTTTTCGTCAAATGTGAAAAACAGTTTACGAGGTTGACtccaatcttcttcaatacGAGGGAATAGGTCGCAGTTATTGAAGTACACTGTTTTTTTCCTTACAATTGCGACAACTCGCTTGATTACTGCAGTGGATGATCCGAACGGAGTTTGAGGTGTGATAGGACatttgatcttgatctttttggaagaagacaaTCGTGGAGACAACCGGAATTCGTCTTGAATAAGGTCTTGTATAATAGTGGAATCATATGTTGAAGGTACTACAGCATCTTCATACATCTCTAATCTTCCAACAACGTATTGCTCTTTGTGAAAGAATCTACCATATTGGTATTTGGTACACGGGGATATTGTGGTTTCCAcaatttctttggcttcCAGAATTTCGTACTCTGTCTGCCTCCGAAACATGCAATACCTCAGgactttgttcaattcATCTTCGAAAAAGTCCCGCACCTCCTgaatactttgaagatcCACGGGAGCGGAGCTTCCATCTGGCATAAACACGACACTGTCCTTGAACATCAAttgcttttcaaaaacaactGGGCCATTATGGTTATTCAAGAGCCATTTCCAAATTTTACCTAGCTTGGTAGATTGAGAATTTACCTCAGTCAGCTCTTTGAGTGGAAGTACAGATCTTGCGAAAACATCATCTCCTAATAAAGATTTGATGTGGATCTTTTGATCTTCAGTCAAGATTATCGATTGGTGTGTTTGTGACGCAGTGTACTCTATCTGTGGTTTTTGTCCCGTAGCATTGAGACCAACGGTCTTATTATCTTGCGTTTCAGCCCCAACAAAAGCGGCACTCACAGACACTGCACAGATAAAAAGGACATGTTTGAGCACTCCCATTGTTTTTGACTCAGAAACTATTTGCTGCCAGCCTAAGATTTATTTTTCTGTGAGGCCTTTCCTTTATACTGTCGTAGATAGAATAGACCTCAGATAATGAAATAGCACTATTAGATAATCTGGATCTACCAAATCGGATTAACACACCTTTACACCACATATAGCTGCATGAATTTTTGAGTCCGCCTGCTCAAGCGCATGTGGAAAGGGAAGAACAGAACATTATCTACGTGGGACGTTTTCCGAAAATTTAATTATCGTGTTTTCCCCTCCcgacaacaacaacaagcCAAGTAccattctttccttttAGTACACCAACTATCAAGATGTCCATTCTCTCATTTGATAAGCCCTTTGGCATCGAACTATGGCCCATTTTCGATACTTTTGCCTCTAAAGCCACCCACGGTGCTTTTGTTCCTTCCGAGTTTGAGTTTGTTGCTGGAAAACTGCCTTTATCCACTCTGGAACCAGTATTGTACAGCATTGCCGCGTACTACTTTATCGTCTTCGGTGGCTATTATTTTATTAAGAAGCTGGAGCTAAAGCCACTAGTTTTAAATGCGTTGTTTTCTGCTCACAACTTGTTTTTAACTACTGCTTCTTTGGTGCTGTTAACTTTGATGGTTGAACAGCTCGTTCCTATTATTTACCACCATGGACTTTTCTATGCTATTTGCAACACTAGGGCTTGGACTCAAGAGCTTGTCACTTTGTACTACCTGAATTACCTGATCAAGTTCGTAGAGTTTATTGACACATTCTTTTTGGTTGTCAAACAGAAAAAGCTGACATTTTTACACACTTACCACCACGGTGCTACTGCTTTGCTATGTTACACTCAGTTGGTTGGTGTCACTTCCATCTCTTGGGTCCCAATCTCCCTGAATCTGGGTGTCCACGTTGTCATGTACTGGTATTACTTTCTGGCTTCGAGAGGTATCCGTGTATGGTGGAAGGAATGGGTCACTAGATTTCAAATTATGCAATTTATTTTGGATCTTGGATTTGTTTATTTTGCCAGTTACCAAAAGTTTGCCTACACTTATTTCAAGGACGTTCTGCCATACTGTGGTGACTGTGCTGGAACCATGGTAGCCGCTGTGTCTGGTTGTGCCATTCTGTCGTCCTACTTGGTCCTTTTCATTGCCTTCTACATTGAAGTCTACAGAAAACAAGGTAAAAAGTCCAGATACGTTAAAAAGGTCAGAGGTGGTGTTGCTGCCAAGGTCAACGAGTATgttcttttggaagacaAACAGTTGGCATCCGGTGCTTCCTCTCGTTCCAGCTCCCCTGTGACCAGAAATTTGCGCTCTCGCAAGGCCTGATTGTGCTGGCCTAAGGACAAAATTTTTAACGATCAAGAATATGAACTAAGAGAAAAGACGAGCAGTGAGGAGGAAGATAacagaaaaaagaataccCCAAATATTTATGATTCAACCTTTGCATTTATTATATACTAGATAGGTGTAATGAACGCTGATGTGCTAAATCTATCGATTTTTTGATAAAGTCTTTGGTTATGCGAGATCCATTTCCTCCAGCCTTTGAACCCCCGTGGATGGTAAGTGAAGTTAACTTATCTCCCGCTACCACCACATGCACGAGGGATGTAGATGCGCTCTCTTCTGATTCGCCTTCTATATCAGCCAGTAGAATTTCTTGGGACTTCTCTCCATCTGGAATCGTGACCAGTCCgaaagttgaagaataacctatttttttctcttcgAGCTTAATCGGATAATTCAAAACCGGATCGCAAATCAACTgagatctttcaattgtaGCGTTAGCCCCTGACCGAGACTTAACTGTTCTGGAACTTGTGGTGTCTTCGTCTAGGAATGTATATGGTAGCTTGGTATTTTTCAGAGCCTTTATTAACGCTGTCCAACATATGTCAAAGGGAGGTCCAGTACGCGAGAACACTTGCAAATTAGCGTATAGAACGAATGAGTATTGTTTATCTTCGAAGGGTATTGTTTCTGCTGTGTTTCCATCTGCCATCACCTGATCATTATCGTCATTAGTACCATCTGTTTGTGGACCGTTGCGTGGAAATATGacttcaactttatcaTCACTCGTTCGATGTTTATATCCATACCTGATCTTTAGCGCTGATTTGCGAATAATGCCTGAGCTTTTGAGTGTTTCATATAACTTTTGAGCTATAATCATCTCTTCATCGGTGCATGCACCCGATCTACCTCTTGCAATCTCCACCAATGGATATACAGTAGCAAACGGATTAGAAGACGTAGTGGCCTGATCCAAAATATCGTCATCAGATACTATTCC
This is a stretch of genomic DNA from Komagataella phaffii GS115 chromosome 3, complete sequence. It encodes these proteins:
- a CDS encoding Translation initiation factor eIF4A, identical to Tif1p produces the protein MSEGIIEIDTNLIETNYDQVVSTFDELNLKEQILRAVFAYGYEFPSAIQSRAILPIVAGRDVLAQAQSGTGKTATFAISALQRLDEKLKAAQVLILAPTRELALQIKKVVLALGMHLNISVHACIGGVDPALDVKAFNSGVQIVVGTPGRVQDMIERGAFRTENVKMVILDEADEMLSTGFKEQIYTLFTLLPSTTQVVLLSATMPQEVLEVTTKFMNNPIRILVKKDQLTLEGIKQFYVDVGEEQYKFDCLCDLYDSISVTQAVIFCNTRRKVEELTERLTAQKFTVSAIHSELSQTERDTIMQEFRTGSSRILISTDLLARGIDVQQVSLVINYDLPSNKENYIHRIGRGGRFGRKGVAINFVTSKDVEMMKEIEKFYSTQIDELPSSITDLFETEEVNES
- a CDS encoding Essential ATP-binding protein required for DNA replication, component of the pre-replicative complex, whose protein sequence is MNSPPVTPQKKRILTEINGLPTPKRTKVKERHATTVYSQVKTVFQRGSLPDIDTDGYSLHGRSKEANILKSFLEKGLADLESNSLYISGPPGTGKTAQLNAVLAYLFPKKSGTFNTYQIEKNGQSISRLLSVSKINCMTINRPDEIYHSIYRQIQSCNIFHDAKCSSEQLEKILSDEDVADMHIIVLDELDNLIAKNQRVLFQLFSWASHLTGAGGPRLILIGIANALDLTDRFIPRLKTNGISPNLLQFHPYNGDQIKTIITKKIQCLPHRNTNQIIHPAALQLCARKASSSTGDLRKAFDVLYQSIELAEASAKRKMDPIKFANLQLHEIPPITVAEIAKAFNASNLGKGKQFLAKLNIQQKTILCALSKCSGNKSITINSLYEFYKTKIDFDPLTGSLKKTEFIDILSMLESHGVISMGNNSSRLSNVGNSKVACITAEHEIRSSIQNLPLLEKIMNG
- a CDS encoding Subunit of the Set3C deacetylase complex that interacts directly with the Set3C subunit produces the protein MPPLDSNRGNNNPPRDYRRKYESEPVSSNGPRKHSGSSYVERDSHGYHRGSGSNGYYPSKKDFRPTSNGSSQGYSGYNNGYYGSYNNRYREPLPERRSIGESYKPRSNDRIPKDSRYRQQPMIRDYRDSRPYWNNRAGSTERISSSVPSSSRYYNEDSGYGALKKPQSSYAERNNRSSDSPSYGAYSGKLNTLTNKNLESPISSEVSTPRLSTRPSFASASELETKEESKVTRKEAIKEEQEKTVIPTTEEETEKPSLEKVRSTEHANEKSPVSKAVEEPVKMDEKAEIDNPILEQVKLEVNPDVKPDIPQTDTTKEDQLIKPSEHICQKTLDQIDITQPTDTTSAQTETLQPKVDSITSELKIDIKIDNTNINKEPETQPETLYRIPKIEGCIFPMNKLEDKFWSLQTRPKAKVLEHQWYLNDKKIENFTEYPFYIDNLLLHINVLSPTIEKFLQIKDKSVLKKRARLTEEFFSRARQWRQRRHKMDEQLNKLHSKEAAPPIQREEEPDTSRELKPSRRSRHGDFVGTEAEFQEILESLEREKEKDPLYVAQKGAAVIPEMILDPIERETLRFINTNNLITDKDRWAQRIKTDPIDTFTEKEHEMFVEAYIHHPKKFGRISAALGGLRTPEECVLHYYRTKKTKTNFKQVLASRKKGRGKPPRRNKVVLEKKAKTFQEDSDVKLTPEPMKRKRISSSASLNGSEVKKPRGNRAQEQTTTSEELQRKKPHLSSYWSVQEVKMFKVLFGEHGEKWDTISSIMKSKSSTMVKNFYQKKMREDTKKDDEYQTVTDNLETIENTKTPDQVEITTPKVESPENETPTYDLPHISTFYTGNVDQKKQVQEAEETIPHSKVPSIMNLLND
- a CDS encoding Long-chain base-1-phosphate phosphatase with specificity for dihydrosphingosine-1-phosphate is translated as MQVRAHNIPQTHLETLPVPAAKDLSHTSSVDAGCRPSEYYRSRLSPVRFASRQLILSLVEKETEPLGRWQAKVRTPLLDAYFSLTATLGSHTFYVLMLPIPVWFGYFKLARDLVFILGFGIYFSGLLKDYLCLPRPKSPPLHRITRSHYTAQEYGCPSSHSANAISVTLTLATYWYHYSYTYSTLFNTVSIIFGLIYLVSLVLGRLYCGMHGFVDVGSGLVIGISCFLIRHLTSDIWDHIVFQTGWFSPVLVLVFYYSLIYFHVKPIDDCPCFEDSVAFVGVLTGMELGQWALFQTSNAITIEDFDFRYNVIVPFSWTHLGPFFTLARLVIGVSTIVIWKAISKPLLTRLLSPITPHRASHHCKALQSRTHVYIFVRLAVYAGISTLTVWMNVLFTLFGLDSSLSGPLDKYT
- a CDS encoding 40S ribosomal protein S21: MENDNGELVELYVPRKCSATNRIIKAKDHASVQINIANVDEEGRAIRGDNTTFALSGYVRSRGEADDSLNRLAQQAGLLKNVWSYSR
- a CDS encoding Protein involved in rRNA processing — its product is MEEEQPEFIQFTPNVFSRIAPDIYLERNLKEGIRPNLRKYEEFRSVQVNNKGFGRYDESNPTKSSVLGSSVVKVGKTTVICAITGGIVSDDDILDQATTSSNPFATVYPLVEIARGRSGACTDEEMIIAQKLYETLKSSGIIRKSALKIRYGYKHRTSDDKVEVIFPRNGPQTDGTNDDNDQVMADGNTAETIPFEDKQYSFVLYANLQVFSRTGPPFDICWTALIKALKNTKLPYTFLDEDTTSSRTVKSRSGANATIERSQLICDPVLNYPIKLEEKKIGYSSTFGLVTIPDGEKSQEILLADIEGESEESASTSLVHVVVAGDKLTSLTIHGGSKAGGNGSRITKDFIKKSIDLAHQRSLHLSSI
- a CDS encoding Fatty acid elongase; this encodes MSILSFDKPFGIELWPIFDTFASKATHGAFVPSEFEFVAGKLPLSTLEPVLYSIAAYYFIVFGGYYFIKKLELKPLVLNALFSAHNLFLTTASLVLLTLMVEQLVPIIYHHGLFYAICNTRAWTQELVTLYYLNYLIKFVEFIDTFFLVVKQKKLTFLHTYHHGATALLCYTQLVGVTSISWVPISLNLGVHVVMYWYYFLASRGIRVWWKEWVTRFQIMQFILDLGFVYFASYQKFAYTYFKDVLPYCGDCAGTMVAAVSGCAILSSYLVLFIAFYIEVYRKQGKKSRYVKKVRGGVAAKVNEYVLLEDKQLASGASSRSSSPVTRNLRSRKA